The proteins below come from a single Verrucomicrobiota bacterium genomic window:
- a CDS encoding sialate O-acetylesterase: MHYPIRVLFVFLSLLLGNSLLQAEVSLPSIFSDHMVLQRNRENPVWGWAKPGEEIEVEINGQSHSTKADAKGNWKVNLKPMPAGGPHKLEIEGEDNEFYYDDILVGEVWICSGQSNMAWTVANSYNAEVELLTANHPNIRLISVPQVGTQEAQKNFKGQWEVCTADVLENFSAVGYFFGRNLHQALDVPIGLIDNAWGGSAADAWIRRDVLEKDGRFDKMMAWWKDYEAKQDEANTMTKFEKELAAWRNNGRQGQQPQRPRGLMDGNQRPANIYNGVLHPTIGYGIRGAIWYQGESNAGRAYQYRDLFPLMIQHWRDEWNQGDFPFYYVQLADFREEEADPGDTDWAELREAQTMTMDRLSNVGEAVIIDVGEGRDIHPRDKQTVANRLSRWALANDYGFDILYKSPTYQSMETKGNKILLTFDSVGQGLYSFDTREPQGFAIAGADKKFVWAKATIVGTNQVEVWSDEVSKPVAVRYAWANNPVCTMYSREGLPMTPFRTDNWPGITMGVEHR; this comes from the coding sequence ATGCACTACCCAATCCGAGTCCTCTTCGTTTTCCTCTCTCTCCTTTTAGGCAACTCTCTCCTTCAAGCCGAAGTCTCCCTTCCCAGCATTTTTAGTGACCACATGGTCCTACAACGAAATCGGGAGAACCCTGTTTGGGGCTGGGCCAAACCCGGCGAAGAAATTGAAGTTGAAATAAACGGCCAGAGCCACTCGACCAAAGCCGATGCGAAGGGCAACTGGAAGGTAAACCTGAAACCGATGCCCGCAGGCGGTCCCCACAAACTCGAAATCGAGGGAGAGGACAATGAGTTCTATTATGATGATATATTAGTCGGAGAAGTCTGGATCTGCTCAGGTCAATCCAACATGGCTTGGACAGTAGCCAATTCTTACAACGCGGAGGTAGAATTGCTCACCGCCAATCATCCCAACATCCGACTCATTTCCGTACCGCAAGTCGGGACTCAAGAAGCACAGAAAAACTTCAAAGGGCAATGGGAGGTATGCACGGCTGATGTTCTCGAGAATTTTTCTGCCGTAGGATACTTCTTTGGACGAAATTTGCACCAGGCACTCGACGTCCCCATTGGCCTGATTGACAACGCGTGGGGTGGCTCCGCGGCCGATGCATGGATCCGTAGGGATGTGCTCGAGAAAGACGGACGCTTTGACAAAATGATGGCTTGGTGGAAGGACTATGAAGCCAAGCAGGACGAGGCAAATACGATGACCAAGTTTGAAAAGGAGCTGGCCGCCTGGCGCAATAACGGGAGACAGGGTCAACAGCCGCAGAGACCACGCGGCTTGATGGATGGCAATCAACGGCCAGCCAATATTTATAATGGCGTGCTGCATCCGACCATCGGATACGGCATTCGTGGCGCGATATGGTATCAAGGAGAATCCAATGCCGGCCGTGCTTACCAATACAGAGATCTTTTCCCACTGATGATCCAACACTGGCGCGACGAATGGAACCAGGGGGACTTCCCATTTTATTATGTGCAGTTGGCGGATTTCAGGGAAGAGGAAGCCGATCCTGGAGATACCGATTGGGCGGAACTTCGTGAAGCCCAAACCATGACCATGGATCGCCTAAGCAACGTGGGTGAAGCTGTCATCATCGATGTGGGCGAAGGCAGAGACATTCATCCCCGCGACAAGCAGACCGTAGCCAATCGTCTTTCCCGTTGGGCCCTGGCAAACGATTACGGTTTCGACATTCTCTATAAAAGTCCGACCTACCAATCTATGGAGACAAAAGGTAACAAAATTCTGCTTACCTTCGACAGCGTTGGCCAAGGGCTTTACTCGTTTGATACACGAGAACCTCAAGGTTTCGCCATAGCCGGTGCCGATAAAAAGTTTGTTTGGGCCAAGGCGACCATTGTAGGTACAAACCAGGTGGAAGTATGGAGCGACGAAGTATCCAAACCTGTGGCCGTTCGCTACGCCTGGGCCAACAATCCTGTCTGCACCATGTACAGCCGCGAAGGCCTTCCGATGACTCCTTTCCGCACGGACAACTGGCCGGGTATTACGATGGGCGTAGAGCATCGTTAA
- a CDS encoding TRAP transporter large permease has translation MSAGEVSLILFGLFAVLILLRVPVSFALGLACIPVFLIDPQMRPIILLQEMWKSYNSFILLAVPFFLLAANLMNASGITERLVSLARASVGHLPGGLGHINVMVSMLFAGISGSSTADAAGIGSLMIPAMKKQGYDTNFAVAITACSSVMGVIIPPSILMIVWGGLMSVSIGGLFLAGVVPGFLMAVFMMSTVLVYAKIRNYPIYQRASLKEFVSAFGQAIFALVTPAIIVGGIVFGLFTPTEASVVAVVYSALLGGIVYRKIGIKEMPKVLYESARLAAISLFCIGTASAFGWLLAYYRVPQELVNLLAGYGTGIITTGFLVALAFLIIGMFIDAIPAIIILGTILLPVATKVGMHPIHFAIIGVISLAFGLVTPPYGLCLLISCALGKIKVVDAMKDVGIILIPMLLLLILVILFPEMILFLPRWLTPEFL, from the coding sequence ATGAGCGCCGGTGAAGTATCTCTGATTCTCTTCGGTCTATTCGCAGTTCTCATATTGCTACGGGTCCCTGTTTCGTTTGCTCTTGGCCTCGCTTGTATTCCGGTGTTTCTGATCGATCCCCAAATGAGACCGATCATCTTGCTCCAGGAGATGTGGAAGTCCTACAACTCATTTATTCTTCTGGCGGTTCCATTCTTCCTGCTCGCGGCCAATTTAATGAACGCCTCCGGGATAACGGAACGTCTGGTAAGCCTTGCCCGTGCATCCGTAGGGCACCTACCGGGCGGTCTCGGGCACATCAACGTGATGGTTAGCATGCTCTTCGCGGGAATCTCAGGATCTTCAACCGCCGACGCAGCCGGAATCGGATCCCTCATGATTCCTGCAATGAAAAAGCAAGGTTACGATACCAACTTCGCGGTGGCGATCACAGCCTGCTCATCGGTTATGGGGGTAATCATCCCGCCCAGCATTTTGATGATCGTCTGGGGCGGACTGATGTCGGTCTCCATTGGCGGGTTATTCCTCGCAGGAGTCGTTCCCGGATTCCTGATGGCTGTATTTATGATGAGCACCGTGCTGGTCTACGCCAAGATCCGGAACTACCCCATCTACCAACGAGCATCTCTAAAAGAATTTGTATCCGCTTTCGGTCAGGCGATCTTTGCGCTGGTAACCCCGGCGATCATCGTCGGAGGCATAGTATTTGGGTTGTTTACGCCGACGGAAGCATCGGTCGTCGCAGTGGTATATTCGGCGTTATTGGGCGGCATAGTCTACCGGAAGATCGGTATTAAAGAAATGCCGAAGGTCCTCTATGAATCTGCACGCTTGGCAGCCATTTCTCTTTTCTGTATCGGAACAGCCTCAGCTTTTGGTTGGTTACTCGCTTACTATCGCGTTCCACAGGAGCTGGTAAACTTATTGGCCGGTTACGGTACCGGGATCATTACTACGGGATTTCTGGTTGCACTGGCGTTCCTGATTATCGGTATGTTCATCGATGCGATTCCGGCTATCATCATTTTAGGAACCATTCTGCTTCCAGTAGCAACGAAAGTAGGCATGCACCCGATCCACTTCGCCATCATTGGCGTTATCTCTCTTGCCTTCGGACTGGTTACTCCTCCCTACGGATTGTGCCTGCTTATTTCTTGTGCGCTGGGAAAAATCAAAGTGGTCGATGCGATGAAGGACGTAGGTATCATTCTGATTCCGATGCTCCTGCTACTTATTCTTGTCATCCTTTTTCCCGAAATGATTTTATTTCTTCCCCGTTGGCTAACACCAGAATTTCTGTAA
- a CDS encoding TRAP transporter small permease: MKSRVKKIPGLLLGVLRSFNSGYHRVLIVSITALMALIIVPVSLQILSRYTGIIPRYIWTEEVARFCFVWIIMIGAMIAVRDGTHFDVDLLPNPITKRSQGIRNLIVHSFIGAMSGIFIVFGIEFAQFGFIQSSEMSGINMATIYISFPLAGFTWLLFLIEKVVDDIRLIKHTSQMIEE, translated from the coding sequence ATGAAATCTAGGGTTAAAAAAATACCCGGCTTACTGCTGGGCGTATTGAGGTCATTTAACAGCGGATACCACCGGGTATTGATTGTTTCGATCACCGCACTCATGGCCCTTATCATTGTCCCGGTTTCACTTCAGATATTGTCCCGTTATACAGGAATCATTCCCCGCTATATCTGGACGGAAGAAGTAGCGCGATTCTGCTTTGTTTGGATTATCATGATCGGGGCAATGATTGCTGTTCGTGATGGCACACACTTCGACGTCGATCTACTCCCCAATCCTATTACGAAACGAAGTCAGGGAATAAGGAATCTGATCGTGCATAGTTTCATTGGAGCCATGTCCGGTATCTTTATTGTATTCGGAATCGAATTCGCACAATTCGGTTTCATTCAGTCCTCCGAAATGAGTGGGATCAATATGGCCACCATTTACATTTCATTTCCACTGGCCGGTTTTACCTGGCTGCTTTTTCTAATCGAAAAAGTTGTCGATGACATCCGGCTAATTAAACACACCAGCCAAATGATCGAAGAATGA
- a CDS encoding TRAP transporter substrate-binding protein, with protein MKRLFFIALTIILFSFTYFGCSKGDGVIRLRGASQFDENHSYTQTLIKFEELVKEYYGQPIEFEIYMNSELGLEKDYFGYMSQGLSVDFGLVSPSHMSTFSKAAPLMDMPFLFRDIHHWNKVLDGDALQPIADDVLKRADVMFIGYAGGGTRHLIVNKPVTNMAELEGLDIRVMGAPIQTQMFQAITATPTVIAYNEVYNAIQTGVIDAAENEAAGIQQMKFYEVGPDISLTQHAITVRPLCFSGKTFRRLPEDLQAAILKAGKEAGAFGRQMESSQDAEILAQMESEKKLKTHTFTERETLLKLATPVKESYANEIGAAEVLKRINEIQ; from the coding sequence ATGAAAAGACTCTTCTTTATCGCCCTAACCATAATACTATTCTCCTTCACTTATTTTGGCTGCTCAAAAGGTGACGGTGTCATTCGACTTCGAGGCGCCTCCCAATTTGACGAAAATCACAGCTACACTCAGACGCTTATTAAATTCGAGGAATTAGTGAAGGAATACTACGGTCAGCCGATTGAATTTGAAATCTACATGAATAGTGAGCTTGGCCTGGAAAAGGACTACTTCGGTTATATGAGTCAAGGGCTGTCCGTTGATTTCGGCCTGGTTTCCCCGTCCCACATGTCGACCTTCTCAAAGGCGGCACCGCTGATGGACATGCCATTTCTCTTCCGTGACATCCATCATTGGAACAAGGTACTAGATGGTGACGCCCTTCAACCCATCGCTGATGATGTCTTGAAACGTGCCGATGTGATGTTCATCGGCTACGCGGGCGGTGGAACCCGTCACTTGATCGTTAATAAACCCGTTACAAATATGGCCGAGCTAGAAGGGCTCGATATTCGTGTCATGGGAGCGCCCATTCAGACCCAAATGTTTCAAGCCATAACCGCGACCCCGACAGTCATCGCCTACAACGAAGTTTATAACGCAATCCAGACCGGAGTCATCGATGCTGCAGAAAATGAAGCCGCGGGGATCCAGCAGATGAAATTTTACGAAGTGGGCCCGGATATCTCACTCACTCAGCACGCCATCACCGTTCGACCCTTGTGTTTTAGTGGTAAAACGTTTCGGCGCCTTCCTGAAGATCTGCAAGCTGCAATCCTCAAAGCGGGAAAAGAAGCAGGAGCTTTTGGTCGGCAAATGGAATCCTCCCAGGATGCTGAAATTCTAGCTCAAATGGAGTCGGAAAAAAAGTTGAAGACTCATACATTCACGGAGCGTGAAACATTGCTCAAACTGGCGACTCCCGTAAAAGAATCCTACGCCAATGAAATCGGAGCCGCCGAGGTGCTGAAAAGAATTAATGAAATTCAATAA
- a CDS encoding arylsulfatase, whose translation MFFRISLFLLVVLTALTAQDRSPNIVYIMSDELSYFELGHMGNPYIKTPNIDRMAANGLRFTNALAASPVCGPLRGCLMTGKHAGHASVRDNPGGTPIRAEEETIASVLKQKNYATGGFGKWGAGGRGSTGVPEKHGFDVFFGYYDQVHAHSFYPPYLIRNSEEVPLMGNIGGRHGKTYSHYPIVEEGLEFIRKNKDRPFFAYFPFTPPHGMFDIPADDPAWEQYVGEAWINDPSIDQEAKNYAAMCTMVDNNLGSILALLEELNLAENTIVFFTGDNGGQERFKNNEHPHGFFAPNVNPKTGVVFRGSKGNLYEGGLKIPYLVQWSGKIEPARVSDFVFTQYDVMATLADLTGTEVPENTDGSSILPEILGESGRSYSHDMFYWEYRGQTAVRFENWKAIQPNESQDWELYNLGSDVSESINLSKRHPDILSKMKAFAVASHEPVRPGTFHDPKRELHERDRWAKWGTSGEDSQRK comes from the coding sequence ATGTTTTTTCGAATTTCACTTTTCCTTTTGGTAGTGCTCACCGCTTTAACGGCCCAGGACCGTTCTCCCAACATCGTTTACATCATGTCGGACGAATTGTCCTACTTTGAACTGGGACATATGGGGAACCCCTACATAAAAACCCCGAATATCGACCGCATGGCGGCGAATGGCTTGAGGTTTACGAATGCACTGGCTGCATCCCCTGTGTGTGGTCCACTTCGTGGGTGCCTGATGACGGGTAAACATGCCGGTCATGCATCTGTTCGGGATAACCCTGGCGGCACACCCATTCGAGCTGAAGAAGAAACCATAGCGTCAGTGCTGAAACAAAAAAATTATGCCACGGGTGGTTTTGGTAAGTGGGGCGCGGGAGGCCGCGGTTCAACCGGTGTTCCTGAAAAGCATGGGTTCGACGTGTTCTTTGGTTACTATGATCAGGTTCACGCCCATAGCTTTTATCCTCCTTACCTGATTCGGAACAGCGAAGAAGTCCCCCTGATGGGCAATATCGGAGGTCGGCATGGGAAAACTTACTCCCATTACCCCATCGTGGAAGAAGGTCTTGAGTTTATTCGTAAGAACAAGGACCGACCTTTTTTTGCCTACTTTCCGTTTACTCCGCCGCATGGAATGTTCGACATTCCAGCCGACGATCCAGCTTGGGAGCAATATGTGGGCGAGGCCTGGATCAATGACCCTTCTATCGATCAGGAAGCGAAGAACTATGCGGCCATGTGTACCATGGTCGACAACAACCTCGGCTCGATCTTGGCCCTACTGGAGGAACTGAATCTGGCCGAGAATACGATCGTGTTTTTTACCGGCGACAATGGCGGACAGGAACGGTTTAAAAACAACGAGCATCCTCACGGATTTTTTGCTCCTAACGTGAATCCGAAAACAGGAGTGGTGTTCCGGGGTAGCAAGGGCAACCTTTACGAAGGTGGTTTGAAGATTCCGTACCTTGTTCAATGGTCCGGAAAAATCGAGCCTGCGCGGGTCAGTGATTTTGTTTTTACACAATACGATGTGATGGCAACCCTTGCGGACCTCACAGGAACCGAAGTCCCAGAGAATACGGATGGTAGCTCTATCCTTCCGGAAATTTTGGGCGAGTCTGGTCGGTCATACAGCCATGATATGTTTTATTGGGAATATCGCGGACAAACAGCTGTTCGTTTTGAAAACTGGAAAGCCATTCAACCCAATGAATCTCAGGACTGGGAGTTGTATAACTTGGGGTCTGACGTTTCAGAATCCATAAACCTGTCCAAAAGACACCCTGACATTCTTTCGAAAATGAAAGCCTTTGCGGTTGCCTCACACGAGCCTGTCAGGCCTGGAACTTTTCACGACCCCAAACGAGAACTTCACGAACGAGATCGTTGGGCGAAATGGGGAACTTCAGGCGAAGACTCTCAAAGAAAGTAA